A section of the Paracoccaceae bacterium genome encodes:
- a CDS encoding acyl-CoA dehydrogenase, giving the protein MPRDGLEDDNLILPDLLELTRAALKPLLDWQAQAIEAVQSRVCAEGRVDAAALDAHQCAAHALAWMATYVQALEQMQGWAERLGAEDRFAETESLIHQIAFGEYLSQIKGGIPISQGEVARLSDIGIDVALDDPAILTLCQRGNTQATRARLAALVADNAHATAGASGLDDEMEMIRDQFRRFVQERITPHAHDWHLTDTLIPSEIIAEMAELGVFGLTIPEDNGGFGLSKTAMCVVSEELSRGWIGVGSLGTRSEIAAELILGGGTDAQKAHWLPLIASGEVLPTAVFTEPNTGSDLGALSTRAVKTGDGWSITGNKTWITHAARAGVMAVMARTDPDSSDYRGLSMFLAEKTPGTDSDPFPDPGITGGEIEVLGYRGMKEYELAFDGFAVAEDGLLGGAEGQGFKQLMRTFESARIQTAARAIGVAQSALDLSLSYAQERRQFGQQLLAFPRVAGKIAMMAVEITVARQLSYHAAREKDGGRRCDLEAGMAKLLAARVAWAAADNGVQIHGGNGFALEYPISRVLCDARILSIFEGAAEIQAQVIARRLLG; this is encoded by the coding sequence ATGCCGCGCGATGGTCTAGAAGACGACAACCTGATCCTTCCCGATCTTCTGGAGTTAACGCGGGCCGCGCTAAAACCCTTGTTGGATTGGCAGGCACAGGCCATCGAAGCGGTCCAGTCGCGCGTCTGCGCTGAGGGGCGCGTCGATGCCGCGGCGCTGGATGCGCACCAATGCGCCGCCCACGCCCTTGCCTGGATGGCGACCTATGTTCAGGCGCTGGAACAGATGCAGGGTTGGGCCGAACGGCTTGGGGCTGAGGACCGCTTTGCAGAAACCGAATCGTTGATCCATCAGATCGCCTTTGGGGAGTACCTCAGCCAGATCAAAGGGGGAATCCCGATCAGCCAGGGCGAGGTTGCGCGGCTGTCGGACATCGGCATCGACGTAGCGCTGGACGATCCGGCGATCCTGACCCTTTGCCAACGCGGCAACACTCAGGCCACCCGCGCCCGCCTTGCCGCGCTGGTCGCCGATAATGCGCACGCCACCGCCGGGGCCAGCGGGCTGGATGACGAGATGGAGATGATCCGCGATCAATTCCGCCGTTTCGTGCAGGAACGCATTACCCCCCACGCCCACGACTGGCACCTTACCGACACGCTGATCCCGTCCGAGATCATTGCGGAAATGGCCGAGCTCGGCGTCTTCGGCCTGACCATCCCGGAAGATAACGGCGGCTTCGGCCTGTCGAAAACAGCGATGTGCGTGGTGTCCGAGGAATTGTCGCGCGGCTGGATCGGTGTCGGATCGCTTGGCACCCGCTCAGAAATCGCGGCCGAGCTGATCCTGGGCGGCGGCACCGACGCACAGAAGGCACATTGGCTGCCGCTGATCGCCTCGGGCGAGGTGTTGCCAACGGCGGTCTTTACCGAACCCAACACCGGATCGGATCTGGGCGCGCTGTCGACGCGGGCCGTGAAAACCGGCGACGGCTGGTCGATCACCGGCAACAAAACCTGGATCACCCACGCCGCCCGCGCCGGGGTGATGGCCGTCATGGCCCGCACCGATCCGGACAGCAGCGACTATCGCGGGTTGTCGATGTTCCTGGCCGAAAAGACACCGGGAACCGATAGCGACCCCTTCCCTGACCCCGGAATTACCGGGGGCGAGATCGAGGTCCTCGGTTATCGCGGCATGAAGGAATATGAGCTGGCGTTCGACGGTTTCGCCGTGGCCGAAGACGGGTTGCTGGGCGGTGCCGAAGGCCAGGGCTTCAAACAACTGATGCGCACGTTTGAAAGCGCCCGCATCCAGACCGCCGCACGGGCCATCGGCGTGGCGCAATCCGCGCTCGATCTATCGCTCAGCTATGCGCAAGAGCGCCGCCAGTTCGGCCAGCAACTGCTTGCCTTCCCGCGCGTTGCCGGAAAAATCGCGATGATGGCGGTCGAAATTACCGTGGCGCGCCAGCTGTCCTATCATGCTGCGCGGGAAAAAGACGGCGGACGGCGCTGCGATCTTGAAGCGGGGATGGCCAAACTGCTGGCGGCCCGCGTTGCTTGGGCGGCTGCCGATAACGGCGTGCAGATCCACGGCGGCAACGGCTTCGCATTGGAATACCCGATCAGCCGGGTGCTGTGTGACGCGCGCATCCTGTCGATCTTCGAAGGCGCCGCCGAAATCCAGGCCCAGGTCATCGCGCGCCGCCTGCTGGGTTGA
- a CDS encoding DUF1491 family protein, giving the protein MMRLTADFWVHAYLTRLRLADIPAFVTAKGDATAGAVLVKLNTLDGQARCFQRSFDLMSGERTWIVLAEGDEAEVDAALERQKSFDPDLWVIEVEDRDGRHLLEEPGLAE; this is encoded by the coding sequence ATGATGCGGCTGACGGCGGATTTCTGGGTTCATGCCTATCTGACGCGGCTACGCCTGGCCGACATCCCGGCCTTCGTGACGGCCAAAGGCGACGCGACCGCCGGGGCGGTTCTGGTCAAACTGAACACGCTGGACGGGCAAGCGCGGTGCTTTCAACGCAGCTTTGATCTGATGAGCGGTGAACGCACCTGGATCGTGCTGGCCGAAGGGGACGAGGCCGAGGTGGACGCCGCATTGGAACGCCAGAAGTCGTTCGATCCCGACCTCTGGGTGATCGAGGTCGAGGACCGCGACGGACGGCATCTGCTGGAAGAGCCGGGGTTGGCGGAATAG
- a CDS encoding META domain-containing protein, whose translation MLSLFLSLPAFLAPYLKDETISGYADPVVSYRLEAINDAPFDARATISFPAEGRIEGTGPCNTYSTTQSAPYPWFETGPIAATKRACPDLALESEFFAALPRMTLIEVAGEVLLLTNDAGEVMAFRAQPAR comes from the coding sequence ATGCTCAGCCTGTTCCTGTCTCTGCCAGCATTCCTCGCCCCGTATTTGAAGGACGAGACGATCTCGGGCTATGCCGACCCGGTTGTCAGTTATCGGCTTGAGGCGATCAATGACGCGCCCTTTGATGCGCGCGCCACAATCAGCTTCCCCGCCGAAGGCCGCATCGAAGGCACCGGCCCCTGCAACACCTATTCGACGACCCAATCGGCACCCTATCCATGGTTCGAAACCGGCCCCATCGCCGCCACCAAACGCGCCTGCCCGGACCTGGCCCTTGAAAGCGAATTCTTCGCCGCCCTTCCCCGCATGACCTTGATTGAAGTCGCCGGAGAGGTTCTGTTGCTGACCAATGACGCGGGGGAGGTGATGGCGTTTCGCGCGCAACCCGCACGGTAA
- a CDS encoding FAD-dependent oxidoreductase, which produces MRGETDVLIIGGGIAGLMTAWYLAGEGVGVTLVEAGDLGAQASGANAGSLHLQLQFAEFVGYGEDWARAYAPTLRFLAGSIDLWQGLSSALGEDLDVKVAGGVIVAQTEAQMDLIRAKAKIEASVGVITETLGREELLRIAPYLSGKAIGGGFCAHEGKANPLRATPAMAAAAVRTGAEIRRNTRVTGIEVLRSGFDVTTTRGTIRAGRVVNTAGASAAEVAAMVGLQIDLKGFPLQVTVTEPVAPIIPHLVYSAAGKLSLKQAPNGGCIIGGGWAARERAGGGLANNPANFAANMGVAAHVVPAMGRARALRSWTAWVNGTDDWRPIIGEAPGVPGYYLALLPWVGFTGGPMTGRVAADLVLGRKPSVALAGVSVLAD; this is translated from the coding sequence ATGAGGGGCGAAACAGATGTTCTGATCATCGGCGGCGGCATCGCCGGGCTGATGACCGCGTGGTATCTGGCTGGTGAGGGCGTCGGCGTCACGCTGGTCGAAGCGGGCGACCTTGGCGCGCAGGCTTCGGGCGCGAACGCCGGATCGCTGCACCTGCAACTGCAATTTGCCGAATTCGTCGGCTATGGCGAAGACTGGGCGCGGGCGTATGCGCCGACTTTGCGGTTTCTGGCCGGGTCCATCGACCTGTGGCAGGGCCTGTCCAGCGCGCTGGGCGAGGATCTGGACGTCAAAGTCGCAGGCGGTGTCATCGTCGCCCAGACCGAGGCGCAGATGGACCTGATCCGCGCCAAGGCAAAGATCGAGGCCAGCGTCGGCGTGATCACCGAAACCCTCGGGCGGGAGGAATTGTTGCGCATCGCGCCCTACCTGTCCGGCAAGGCCATCGGCGGCGGTTTCTGCGCGCATGAGGGCAAGGCCAACCCCCTGCGCGCCACGCCCGCCATGGCGGCGGCGGCGGTCCGAACTGGGGCCGAAATCCGGCGCAACACCCGCGTGACCGGGATCGAGGTTCTGCGCAGCGGCTTCGACGTGACCACCACGCGCGGCACGATCCGCGCAGGCCGTGTGGTCAACACAGCAGGCGCTTCGGCGGCAGAGGTCGCTGCGATGGTCGGCTTGCAGATCGACCTCAAAGGCTTTCCGCTGCAAGTCACCGTGACCGAGCCTGTTGCCCCGATCATCCCGCACCTTGTCTATTCCGCTGCCGGAAAACTGTCGCTGAAACAGGCCCCGAATGGCGGTTGTATCATCGGCGGCGGCTGGGCGGCGCGGGAACGCGCGGGTGGTGGGCTGGCCAACAACCCGGCGAATTTCGCCGCCAACATGGGCGTGGCCGCCCATGTCGTCCCCGCAATGGGCCGCGCCCGCGCCCTGCGCAGTTGGACGGCCTGGGTGAACGGCACCGACGACTGGCGACCCATTATAGGTGAGGCCCCCGGCGTCCCCGGCTACTACCTCGCGTTGCTGCCCTGGGTCGGCTTCACCGGCGGCCCGATGACCGGACGTGTTGCGGCCGATCTGGTGCTGGGGAGGAAGCCGTCGGTGGCGTTGGCGGGGGTTTCGGTGCTGGCGGATTGA
- a CDS encoding holo-ACP synthase, translated as MILGIGTDLANIERIQGTLDRFGDRFRNRVFTDVEQKKAERRADVAGTYAKRWAAKEACSKALGTGLRMGIAWKDMSVSNLATGQPVMHLTGWAAERLAGMTPAGYEALVHVTLTDDHPWAQAFVLIEARPLPKAGDNPSA; from the coding sequence ATGATCCTTGGCATCGGCACCGACCTTGCAAATATCGAACGAATTCAGGGCACCCTGGATCGTTTCGGTGACCGGTTTCGCAACCGCGTGTTCACCGATGTTGAACAAAAAAAGGCCGAGCGTCGCGCCGATGTCGCAGGCACCTATGCCAAACGCTGGGCCGCGAAAGAGGCTTGTTCCAAAGCGCTGGGCACCGGCCTGAGGATGGGGATCGCCTGGAAGGATATGTCGGTCAGCAATCTTGCGACCGGTCAGCCGGTTATGCATCTGACCGGCTGGGCGGCCGAGCGCCTGGCCGGCATGACACCCGCCGGGTATGAGGCCCTCGTCCACGTTACCCTGACCGACGATCACCCCTGGGCCCAGGCCTTCGTTCTGATCGAGGCACGCCCCTTGCCCAAGGCCGGGGACAACCCATCAGCTTGA
- the lepB gene encoding signal peptidase I, giving the protein MFSKAEATGGIIETVKTVVWALVIAGIFRTLFFQPFWIPSGSMKDTLLIGDFLFVNKMAYGYSQYSCPFGICPISGRIFGSEPEMGDVVVFRHPVTGSDFIKRVVGLPGDTIQMKQGLLYINGKVAPQEPAGLFEEVLELQGPARSQPRCSNSTPGLGAICEKERTLETLPNGVVHSVLNIQNGRSLDDTPVFTVPEGHYFFMGDNRDNSTDSRVSQNAAGVGFVPIENLIGRADRVMFSSAGKSMLFFWTWRSDRFFEKII; this is encoded by the coding sequence ATGTTCAGCAAGGCCGAAGCCACGGGCGGCATCATCGAAACAGTGAAGACCGTCGTTTGGGCGCTGGTGATCGCTGGCATCTTCCGCACGCTTTTCTTTCAGCCGTTCTGGATTCCGTCAGGTTCAATGAAAGACACGCTGCTGATCGGGGATTTCCTGTTCGTCAACAAGATGGCCTATGGCTATTCGCAATACTCCTGCCCCTTCGGAATCTGCCCGATATCGGGCCGGATTTTCGGCAGCGAGCCAGAGATGGGCGATGTCGTGGTCTTTCGCCACCCGGTCACCGGTTCGGACTTCATCAAGCGCGTCGTTGGCCTGCCCGGCGATACGATCCAGATGAAGCAGGGTCTGCTGTACATCAACGGCAAGGTCGCCCCGCAAGAGCCCGCGGGACTGTTTGAAGAAGTCCTGGAACTGCAAGGCCCGGCACGAAGTCAGCCGCGGTGCTCAAACTCGACCCCCGGACTGGGCGCTATTTGTGAGAAAGAGCGCACGCTGGAAACACTGCCCAATGGTGTCGTGCACTCGGTCCTGAACATCCAGAACGGCCGCAGTCTGGATGACACGCCGGTCTTCACAGTGCCCGAGGGGCATTATTTCTTCATGGGCGACAACCGTGACAATTCCACCGACAGCCGGGTCAGCCAGAATGCGGCCGGGGTGGGCTTTGTTCCCATCGAAAACCTGATTGGCCGGGCGGACCGGGTCATGTTCTCGTCCGCGGGCAAGTCGATGCTGTTCTTCTGGACCTGGCGGTCGGATCGCTTCTTCGAGAAGATCATTTGA
- a CDS encoding aminomethyl-transferring glycine dehydrogenase subunit GcvPA, which translates to MALSAPGALQAMLDEIGASSVEDVFEQIPDDHYRTTPLDLPPTLNSEMELKRDLVGKLKKNEDCEGNLNFLGAGVWQHHVPAIVDEIIGRTEFATNVWGSYQSDHGRNQAWFEFASQLGALLNLDVVQQPVYSWGCASGHAIRMAARMTGRAKVLVPQLSDPERLSVIRTYCQPDSMAGAIEVVTVAADPTSGRLDLADLRLKLGDDVAAVYFENPAYLGTIETGAAEIARLARAAGAETIVGVDPISLGVLVAPGDYGADLVTGPVQPLGVHMHCGGGVGGFIASRGEPRYVHEYNGFLVSVAETVEPGQRGFGLAVPHQNSYGMREHGKDWTGNSTYLWSIAGAVYMSLLGPEGFREVGSLIVANARYAAKLLGDIPGVRIVWPDTTFKEFVVNFDDTGRSVADINDALRACGIFGGKDISGEEPTLGQSALFCVTEVHSAADIRRLAKTMREVLS; encoded by the coding sequence ATGGCCCTGTCGGCCCCCGGCGCGCTTCAGGCGATGCTGGATGAGATCGGGGCGTCCTCGGTCGAGGATGTGTTCGAACAGATCCCCGACGATCATTATCGCACCACCCCGCTGGACCTGCCGCCGACGCTGAACTCTGAGATGGAGTTGAAGCGCGATCTGGTCGGCAAGCTAAAGAAAAACGAGGATTGCGAAGGCAATCTGAATTTCCTCGGCGCGGGCGTCTGGCAACACCATGTCCCTGCAATCGTTGACGAAATCATCGGACGGACCGAGTTCGCGACGAATGTCTGGGGCAGCTATCAGTCCGATCACGGGCGCAATCAGGCGTGGTTCGAGTTTGCGTCGCAACTCGGCGCGCTGCTGAACCTCGATGTGGTGCAGCAGCCGGTGTATTCCTGGGGCTGCGCCAGCGGTCACGCGATCCGCATGGCAGCGCGGATGACCGGGCGGGCCAAGGTGCTGGTGCCGCAGCTGTCCGATCCCGAACGCTTGTCGGTGATCCGGACCTATTGCCAGCCCGACAGCATGGCGGGCGCGATTGAGGTTGTGACCGTCGCCGCCGACCCTACCAGCGGGCGGCTGGACCTGGCCGATCTGAGATTGAAGCTGGGGGATGATGTGGCGGCGGTCTATTTCGAGAATCCCGCCTACCTCGGGACCATCGAAACCGGCGCGGCAGAGATTGCCAGACTGGCCCGCGCGGCGGGGGCGGAAACCATCGTCGGGGTCGATCCGATCAGCCTGGGCGTATTGGTTGCGCCGGGGGATTACGGGGCGGATCTCGTGACTGGGCCGGTGCAGCCGCTGGGTGTGCACATGCATTGCGGTGGCGGCGTGGGCGGCTTCATCGCGTCGCGTGGCGAACCAAGATATGTACATGAATACAACGGCTTCCTGGTCTCGGTTGCGGAAACGGTTGAACCGGGTCAGCGTGGCTTTGGCCTGGCCGTGCCGCACCAGAACTCCTACGGGATGCGCGAGCACGGCAAGGACTGGACCGGGAATTCGACCTACCTGTGGTCCATTGCCGGGGCGGTCTACATGAGCCTGCTGGGGCCAGAGGGGTTTCGCGAAGTCGGCAGCCTGATCGTGGCGAACGCGCGCTATGCCGCCAAGCTGCTGGGCGACATTCCCGGCGTGCGGATCGTTTGGCCGGACACGACCTTCAAGGAGTTTGTCGTCAATTTCGATGACACCGGGCGCAGCGTGGCAGACATCAACGACGCCCTGCGCGCCTGTGGAATTTTCGGCGGCAAGGATATCTCGGGCGAGGAGCCGACGCTGGGCCAATCGGCGCTGTTTTGCGTGACCGAGGTGCATTCCGCCGCCGACATCCGCCGACTTGCCAAAACGATGCGTGAGGTGCTGTCATGA
- the rnc gene encoding ribonuclease III, producing MKISAELSAFGARLGHRFADPALLIEAVTHPSLTSATRADNQRLEFLGDRVLGLVVAEALLAADTGAAEGQLAPRFNALVRKETCAGVAQDIDLGAVLKLGRSEMMSGGRRKQALLGDAMEAVIAAVYLDAGLDAARAVILRHWQGQIDTVRDDARDPKTALQEWAQARGLGRPEYALIRRDGPDHAPTFTIEAQLADGQSEQASAPSKRQAEQKAAEALLARIGTE from the coding sequence TTGAAGATATCGGCCGAGCTTTCCGCCTTTGGCGCGCGCCTGGGCCATCGCTTCGCCGACCCTGCGCTGCTGATCGAGGCGGTGACCCATCCGTCGCTGACCTCGGCGACGCGGGCGGACAATCAACGCCTGGAATTTCTGGGCGACCGGGTTCTGGGGCTGGTGGTGGCCGAGGCTTTGCTTGCAGCAGATACCGGCGCCGCCGAAGGCCAGCTGGCGCCGCGGTTCAACGCGCTGGTGCGCAAGGAAACCTGCGCCGGGGTCGCGCAGGACATTGATCTTGGGGCGGTGCTAAAGCTTGGCCGCTCGGAAATGATGTCGGGCGGGCGGCGCAAACAGGCGTTGCTGGGTGATGCGATGGAAGCGGTGATTGCAGCGGTGTATCTGGACGCCGGGCTGGATGCGGCGCGCGCCGTGATCCTGCGCCATTGGCAGGGGCAGATCGACACGGTGCGCGATGATGCGCGCGATCCGAAGACGGCGTTGCAGGAATGGGCACAGGCGCGCGGGTTGGGACGGCCGGAATACGCATTGATCCGGCGCGACGGACCAGACCACGCGCCGACCTTCACGATCGAGGCGCAGCTGGCCGACGGACAGTCCGAACAGGCCAGCGCGCCATCGAAACGACAGGCGGAACAAAAAGCGGCAGAGGCACTGCTGGCGCGGATCGGAACGGAATGA
- a CDS encoding GTPase Era encodes MNDDTKQLRAGFAALIGEPNAGKSTLLNRMVGAKVSIVTHKVQTTRARIRGVAVEGATQIVFVDTPGLFAPRRRLDRAMVAAAWGGAADADVVVLLIEAHRGMTAGVKSILENLADRIGNRPVALAINKIDRVRAETLLALTKQMNEAFAFAETFLISAEKGHGVDDLRSWLAGALPAGPWLYPEDQIADLPMRMIAAEITREKLTLRLHQELPYQLTVETENWEDRKDGSVKIDQIVYVVRDGHKGIVLGNKGETIKAVSQAARAEIGELLDRTVHLFLQVKVRPNWLNEAERFTEMGLDFRDGG; translated from the coding sequence ATGAACGACGATACCAAACAGCTGCGCGCGGGCTTTGCGGCCCTGATCGGAGAACCGAACGCCGGAAAGTCAACTCTGCTGAACCGGATGGTCGGGGCCAAGGTCAGCATCGTGACCCATAAGGTTCAGACCACGCGGGCCCGCATTCGCGGCGTCGCGGTCGAAGGCGCGACACAGATCGTCTTTGTCGACACGCCGGGCCTGTTTGCGCCGCGCCGCCGTTTGGATCGCGCTATGGTCGCTGCCGCATGGGGCGGGGCGGCGGATGCGGATGTGGTTGTCCTGCTGATCGAGGCGCATCGAGGTATGACTGCCGGGGTCAAATCGATCCTCGAAAACCTGGCGGATCGGATTGGCAATCGCCCCGTGGCGCTGGCAATCAACAAGATCGACCGGGTGCGCGCGGAAACCCTGTTGGCGCTGACCAAACAGATGAACGAGGCATTCGCGTTTGCCGAAACCTTTCTGATCTCGGCCGAAAAGGGGCATGGCGTCGATGATCTGCGAAGCTGGCTGGCCGGGGCGTTGCCAGCGGGGCCGTGGCTGTACCCGGAAGACCAGATCGCCGACCTTCCAATGCGGATGATAGCGGCCGAGATTACCCGCGAAAAGCTGACCCTGCGCCTGCATCAGGAACTGCCCTATCAGTTGACGGTCGAAACCGAGAACTGGGAGGATCGCAAGGACGGGTCCGTCAAGATCGACCAGATCGTCTATGTCGTGCGTGATGGCCACAAAGGCATCGTGCTGGGCAACAAGGGCGAAACGATCAAGGCCGTCAGCCAGGCAGCGCGGGCTGAAATTGGCGAACTGCTGGACCGCACCGTACATCTGTTCCTGCAAGTGAAAGTGCGCCCCAACTGGCTGAACGAGGCGGAACGCTTCACCGAAATGGGCCTGGATTTCCGGGATGGCGGATGA
- a CDS encoding aminotransferase class V-fold PLP-dependent enzyme: protein MTRLPEFHAAKWDEPVVYEIGRPGARGQLFPAPDPDVAAAVGDNLIPAAMARKDRPALPEITEFEAQRHYLRLSQMTLGMMGVSLFGTCTMKYNSKTAEYATLRPELAEVHPYQHPDTLQGVLEILHDFDGILQNLSGMDQFIFQAGGGADAAYTMAAVARAYWDDRGKLGQRTEMVTSVQAHPCNPATAAAAGFNVVNLPLEENGYPSLDALKAAVSEKTALIMINNPDDMGIYNPEIKEWVKVAKTAGALCFYDHANFNGVMGRLSARELGFDACMFMLHKTFGAPKAGGGPAVGAFGCTDDLAPYLPCPVVAKDGERYVLDQDRPKSAGKVREFWGNVPQVVKAYAWARAMGADGIKLAADISVVANNYMDKKLAEIEGLEISNPGIGDRRMEMTRWSLGPLSEETGVGTVDFANRMADYGIDPWWMSHEPWIVAEPFTPEAGELWSKEDLDQWIRVVAQIAKEACETPELVKTAPHNQPVAQLKGDAFEDPENWAMTWRAYQRKVAGAGKASGAA from the coding sequence ATGACCCGTCTTCCCGAATTCCACGCCGCCAAATGGGACGAGCCCGTCGTGTACGAGATCGGCCGCCCCGGCGCGCGCGGTCAGCTGTTCCCAGCCCCGGATCCAGACGTCGCCGCAGCAGTCGGCGACAACCTGATCCCCGCCGCCATGGCCCGCAAAGACCGCCCCGCCCTGCCCGAGATTACCGAGTTTGAAGCGCAGCGCCATTACCTCCGCCTGTCGCAGATGACGCTGGGCATGATGGGTGTCAGCCTGTTTGGCACCTGCACGATGAAGTACAATTCGAAGACGGCGGAATACGCCACCCTGCGCCCGGAACTGGCCGAGGTGCATCCCTATCAGCACCCCGATACGCTTCAGGGCGTGCTGGAGATCCTGCATGATTTTGACGGCATTCTGCAAAACCTGTCGGGCATGGATCAGTTCATCTTCCAGGCCGGTGGCGGGGCCGATGCGGCCTATACCATGGCCGCCGTCGCGCGGGCCTATTGGGATGATCGGGGCAAGTTGGGGCAGCGGACCGAGATGGTGACATCCGTTCAGGCGCACCCCTGCAATCCGGCGACCGCAGCGGCGGCGGGGTTCAACGTGGTGAACCTGCCACTTGAAGAAAACGGATATCCGTCGCTTGACGCCCTGAAGGCTGCGGTTAGCGAAAAGACCGCCCTTATCATGATCAATAATCCTGATGACATGGGCATTTACAATCCAGAGATCAAAGAATGGGTGAAGGTGGCCAAGACCGCAGGGGCCTTGTGCTTTTACGACCATGCCAACTTCAACGGGGTGATGGGGCGGCTCAGCGCGCGAGAGCTTGGGTTCGATGCCTGCATGTTCATGCTGCACAAAACATTTGGAGCGCCGAAGGCGGGCGGCGGTCCGGCGGTGGGCGCGTTTGGCTGCACTGATGATCTGGCCCCCTATCTGCCCTGTCCGGTGGTCGCGAAGGACGGCGAGCGGTATGTTCTGGATCAGGACCGCCCGAAATCGGCAGGCAAGGTGCGGGAGTTCTGGGGCAACGTCCCGCAGGTCGTCAAAGCCTATGCCTGGGCGCGGGCGATGGGGGCGGATGGGATCAAGCTGGCCGCCGATATCTCGGTCGTGGCGAACAACTATATGGACAAGAAACTGGCTGAGATTGAGGGGCTGGAGATTTCCAACCCCGGTATCGGGGATCGGCGGATGGAAATGACCCGCTGGTCGCTGGGGCCTCTGTCAGAAGAAACCGGGGTCGGCACTGTCGATTTCGCCAACCGGATGGCGGATTACGGGATCGACCCCTGGTGGATGAGTCACGAACCCTGGATCGTGGCGGAGCCGTTTACGCCAGAGGCCGGAGAGCTGTGGAGCAAGGAAGACCTCGACCAATGGATCCGCGTCGTGGCGCAGATTGCCAAGGAAGCGTGTGAAACGCCCGAGCTGGTCAAGACCGCGCCGCATAATCAGCCAGTGGCACAATTGAAGGGCGACGCCTTCGAGGACCCTGAGAATTGGGCGATGACCTGGCGGGCGTATCAGCGCAAGGTTGCGGGCGCGGGCAAGGCGTCGGGTGCGGCTTGA
- the recO gene encoding DNA repair protein RecO yields MDWRETGTLLAVRRHGENAALIEAFTRDQGRHAGIVRGGTSRRLAPHLQPGAVLDLHWSARLEDHLGSFTVEPLRARAPAVLGNKLALAGLNAVTGLLVFALPEREPHPDLFDRSEALLDSLDESSWAHGYLLWELALLEEMGHALDLSVCAVSGMTEGLAYVSPRTGRAVSRIGAGDWSDRLLPLPPCLLGAEPEDRSEILAGLRTTGHFLETQLAHHLGRPLPPARGRFVVALSRAG; encoded by the coding sequence ATTGACTGGCGCGAAACCGGCACCCTTCTGGCGGTGCGGCGGCATGGAGAGAATGCGGCCCTGATCGAGGCTTTCACCCGCGATCAGGGCCGCCATGCCGGGATCGTGCGCGGCGGAACCTCGCGCCGGCTTGCGCCGCATCTGCAACCCGGTGCGGTGCTGGACCTGCATTGGAGCGCGCGCCTGGAAGATCATCTGGGCAGCTTCACCGTCGAACCGTTGCGCGCGCGCGCCCCGGCTGTGCTGGGCAATAAACTGGCGCTGGCCGGACTGAACGCAGTGACCGGGTTGCTGGTCTTTGCGCTGCCCGAACGCGAACCACACCCAGATCTGTTCGACCGGTCCGAGGCGCTTCTGGACTCACTCGATGAGTCCAGTTGGGCGCACGGCTACCTGCTGTGGGAACTGGCGCTGTTGGAGGAGATGGGCCATGCGCTGGACCTGTCCGTCTGTGCTGTGTCGGGCATGACCGAGGGGTTGGCCTATGTCTCGCCCCGGACCGGCCGGGCGGTCAGCAGGATCGGGGCGGGCGACTGGTCGGACCGTCTGTTGCCCTTGCCGCCCTGCCTGCTGGGCGCGGAGCCCGAAGATCGCTCCGAAATTCTTGCCGGGTTGCGCACCACGGGCCATTTTCTGGAAACGCAACTCGCCCACCACCTTGGCCGCCCGCTGCCCCCGGCGCGCGGGCGGTTTGTCGTGGCCCTGTCGCGCGCCGGATAA